DNA sequence from the Cupriavidus oxalaticus genome:
GCAAAGCCAGCAGATCCAGCGCAGCGATGTCGCCTACCAGGCGCGGCTGGCGCTGGAGCAGAACTACCTGACGCTGGCCGGCAAGATCGCCGCGCTGCTGCCCGATGCGCGCGTCGACGCCGACACGCTCGCCACCCTCGTCAAGATGGCGCGCACCGACCCCAACCAGGCCGTCGCCTACCTGGGCACCGTCCAGGGCACGTTGTCGCGCGACGAGCAAGGCGCGGCGTGGGGCGTGATCGGCCAGTTCGCGGCCAAGAAGCTGCTGCCCGAAGCGGCCACCTACTACCGCCGCCAGATGGACCTGGGCGGCAACCAGTGGCTGTCCGACGACACCCAGGAATGGCGCGTGCGCGCCGCGCTGCGCCAGGGCGACTGGAAGCAGGTGCGCCAGGCGGTCGAGCTGATGCGTCCCGAGCTGCGCGCCAAGGACGCGGCGTGGCTCTACTGGTACGGCCGCGCGCTCAAGGCCGAAGGCCGCGATACCGAGGCGCAGCAGAACTTCCAGCAGATCGCCGGCCAGTTCAACTTCTATGGGCAGCTCGCCAGCGAAGAACTGGGCAACCGCATCACGCTGCCCGCGCGCACCACTGTCGGCGATGCCGAAGCCAATGCCATGCGCTCGCGCGCCGGCTTCCAGCGCGCGCAGAAGTTCTATGCGATGAACATGCGCTTCGAGGGCAACCGCGAATGGAACTGGGAGCTGCGCGGCATGAACGACCGCGAGCTGCTCGCCGCGGCGGAGTACGCGCGCCGTCTCGAACTGCTCGACCGCACCGTCAACACCGCCGACCGCACCCGCAACGAGCATGACTTCGGGCTGCGCTTCCTGATGCCGTACCGCGACATCATGCAGCGCGCCACCGACGATGTCGGCCTCGACATGGCGTGGGTCTACGGCCTGATCCGGCAGGAATCGCGCTTCATCATGAACGCGCGCTCGTCCGCCGGTGCGCATGGCCTGATGCAGGTGATGCCGGCGACGGCCAGGTACGTGGCGCGCAAGATCGGCATGAACGATTTCTCGCCGCAGATGATGGGCGATCCCAACATCAACATCCTGCTCGGCACCAATTACCTGAACATGGTGCTGACCGACCTGGACAGTTCCTGGACGCTGGCGTCGGCCGCGTACAACGCCGGTCCGGGCCGGCCCAAGGCCTGGCGCAGCACGCTGGCGCAGCCGGTGGAAGGCGCGATCTTTGCAGAGACCATCCCGTTCACGGAAACGCGCGGCTATGTGAAGAATGTGCTTTCGAACGCTACGTACTATGCTGCATTGATGAGTGGCCGTCCGCAGTCGCTGAAATCGCGCCTGGGCACGGTCGCGCCGTCGCCGGTGACCACCACCAGCCTGCCCTGACGGGCACCCGACGGGACGGGCCGCTGGTGTGCAGTGCCGGGCGCGTTGCGGCGGCCCGGCTGGCGCAACGCGCCGCGACGTGCAGTCCACTTGGCACGGAGGCATCATGCAGACCAGCAACGTCCTCGTCATCGGTGGCGCCGGCTTTATCGGCAGCCACCTTGTCTCGCGCCTGGCAGGCGCCGCCTCTGCCTCGGGTGCGCCGCTGGAACCGGGCAGCAATCCCGATTCGCCCATTGCCCCCGACCGCATCGTGGTCGGCACCCGCAACGTCGAGCACGCGCAGCACCTGTTGCTGCTGCCGCGCGTCGAGGTGGTGGAACTGGGGCTGGCCGACAATGCCGCGCTCGATGACGCCATCGGCTCGCTCGGGGTCGACGGCATCGTCGTCAACCTGGTCGGCGTGCTGCACGGCGAGCGTGCCGATCCCTACGGCGAGGCCTTTGCCAGCGCCCACGTGGAAATGGTGCGCCAGATCGCGGCTTCGTGCCTGTCCACCGGCGTGCGCCGGCTGTTGCATATGAGCGCGCTCGGCGCCGACAGCCAGGGGCCGTCGATGTACCTGCGCAGCAAGGGCGACGGCGAGCGCATCGTGCGCGCCAGCGGGCTGGACTGGACCATCTTCCGCCCGTCGGTGGTGTTCGGGCCAGACGACCATTTCCTCAACCTGTTCGCGCAGATGCAGCAGATGGCGCCGGTAGTGCCGCTGGCCTGCGCGCAGGCGCGCTTCCAGCCGGTGTTCGTGCAGGACGTGGTGCAGGCCTTCCTCAACGCCATGGTCAACCCGGCAACCATCGGCCGCGGCTATGAACTGGGCGGCCCGCAGGTCTATACGCTCGAAGAACTGGTGCGCTTCGCCGGCCGCGCTTCGGGCCATCCGCGCCCGGTGATCGCGCTGCCGGACGCGCTGGCGCGGGTGCAGGCGACCATCATGGAACACATGCCGGGCGATCCGCTGCTGTCGCGCGACAACCTCGACTCGATGCAGCTGGACAATGTGCTCGAACATCCGGTCGCGCCGGAGCTGGACCTGCATCCGGCCAGCCTGGAATCGGTGATGACCGATGCGCTGGCCGGGCGCAACCGCGATGCCACGCTGACCTCGATGCGCGCCAGCGTGCACCGCTGACGGGGGCGGGTGGGGCGGACGGGCCCGTCAGCGGGGTGGCCTATGTGACCCATTTTCGGATCGCTTGCGAGAGCAATTCATTTTGAGGCAGGCTGGTGCGCTGGCAAAATGACCGGTCCGGCGCACCGCCGCCTCCTGTCGCCTCCTCCCCCAAGGACCTACGATGAAGCTCGTCATCGGCAACAAGAATTACTCCTCCTGGTCGCTGCGCCCCTGGCTGCTGCTGCGCCAGGCCGGCATCGAATTCGAAGAGGTGCAGGTGCGCCTGTTCACCGGCAGCTTCGCCGCCGAGATCGCGCGCTATTCGCCGGCGGGCAAGGTGCCGGCGCTGGTCGATGGCGACGTCACCGTGTGGGATTCGCTGGCGATCGCCGAATACGTGGCCGAGCGTTTCCCGGAAAAGACGCTGTGGCCGGGCGATCGCGCCGAGCGTGCGGTGGCGCGCGCCATCTGCGCCGAGATGCATTCCGGCTTCACCAACCTGCGCAGCCAGTTGCCGATGAACGTGACCGCG
Encoded proteins:
- a CDS encoding lytic transglycosylase domain-containing protein yields the protein MLKGVYLQRAGRAAWIAMACALLVTPVHAQKRPQAPVRQQQPAVIPSDPDEAFAALREAARKNDVERAYAISATLVDYPIPSYIEYFRIKPQMFDASGLARIDAPDDQVRAFLQRYKGQAIADRMRNDWLLVLGKKRDWANFDAEYPQFALKDDTQVECYALLSRALKGQNVAAESRHALSDPRYFGEGCVDLIGYLVQSQQIQRSDVAYQARLALEQNYLTLAGKIAALLPDARVDADTLATLVKMARTDPNQAVAYLGTVQGTLSRDEQGAAWGVIGQFAAKKLLPEAATYYRRQMDLGGNQWLSDDTQEWRVRAALRQGDWKQVRQAVELMRPELRAKDAAWLYWYGRALKAEGRDTEAQQNFQQIAGQFNFYGQLASEELGNRITLPARTTVGDAEANAMRSRAGFQRAQKFYAMNMRFEGNREWNWELRGMNDRELLAAAEYARRLELLDRTVNTADRTRNEHDFGLRFLMPYRDIMQRATDDVGLDMAWVYGLIRQESRFIMNARSSAGAHGLMQVMPATARYVARKIGMNDFSPQMMGDPNINILLGTNYLNMVLTDLDSSWTLASAAYNAGPGRPKAWRSTLAQPVEGAIFAETIPFTETRGYVKNVLSNATYYAALMSGRPQSLKSRLGTVAPSPVTTTSLP
- a CDS encoding complex I NDUFA9 subunit family protein, which encodes MQTSNVLVIGGAGFIGSHLVSRLAGAASASGAPLEPGSNPDSPIAPDRIVVGTRNVEHAQHLLLLPRVEVVELGLADNAALDDAIGSLGVDGIVVNLVGVLHGERADPYGEAFASAHVEMVRQIAASCLSTGVRRLLHMSALGADSQGPSMYLRSKGDGERIVRASGLDWTIFRPSVVFGPDDHFLNLFAQMQQMAPVVPLACAQARFQPVFVQDVVQAFLNAMVNPATIGRGYELGGPQVYTLEELVRFAGRASGHPRPVIALPDALARVQATIMEHMPGDPLLSRDNLDSMQLDNVLEHPVAPELDLHPASLESVMTDALAGRNRDATLTSMRASVHR
- a CDS encoding glutathione S-transferase family protein: MKLVIGNKNYSSWSLRPWLLLRQAGIEFEEVQVRLFTGSFAAEIARYSPAGKVPALVDGDVTVWDSLAIAEYVAERFPEKTLWPGDRAERAVARAICAEMHSGFTNLRSQLPMNVTAVLPGRGWNVAVQRDVDRIAAIWGGLRQQHGARGPFLFGEFTIADAFFAPVVSRFATYGIHLPEDAKAYADFMLALPAMQEWIAAAREERDFLADDEPYRVSPERPDAIIVNH